One segment of Streptomyces sp. NA02950 DNA contains the following:
- a CDS encoding LysR family transcriptional regulator has product MDTTMDQLRTLIVVHEAGTALGAARVLGREQSSVQKQLDTMNRNFRELCGEPLVLKQGRGKDVLFTGTGETLVALARDTLGDWLEGIHESRRRLGRTLMVGTTRFTLGYLAGAGERVAEEFRQRGIELKVGHVRTRDVLAKLRAKEVDLVCGSVVTRPGGDHELGDFDVMEWRRNGVSLLTNLPEEELPGPTVEAGELRTVPLVISASGLMNGVLHTWFGADYRGKLHIAAEIDTVNYGFELLRSGLLRGCMLVTKGVADAAGDPRVAQGRELRAVELVNDTGPRLEVLLGAFTRRGERDHYDASHPLNQLWSALALENERWQREQRWPTAGLEPDPFELANSWDPSES; this is encoded by the coding sequence ATGGACACCACCATGGACCAGCTCCGTACGCTGATCGTGGTCCACGAGGCCGGAACGGCCTTGGGCGCGGCGCGTGTTCTGGGACGGGAGCAGTCGAGTGTGCAGAAGCAGCTCGACACCATGAACCGCAACTTCCGTGAGCTGTGCGGCGAACCGCTGGTCCTCAAGCAGGGGCGCGGCAAGGACGTGCTGTTCACCGGCACCGGGGAAACCCTCGTCGCATTGGCGCGCGACACGCTCGGCGACTGGCTGGAGGGGATCCACGAGTCACGGCGGCGGCTCGGCCGAACGCTGATGGTGGGCACCACCCGCTTCACCCTCGGCTATCTGGCGGGTGCCGGGGAGCGGGTGGCCGAGGAGTTCCGGCAGCGCGGTATCGAGCTCAAGGTCGGCCATGTCCGCACCCGCGACGTACTGGCCAAACTGCGCGCCAAGGAGGTGGATCTGGTCTGCGGCAGTGTGGTGACCAGGCCCGGCGGTGACCATGAGCTCGGCGACTTCGATGTGATGGAGTGGCGCCGCAACGGTGTCTCGCTGCTCACCAATCTGCCCGAGGAGGAGCTGCCCGGCCCGACGGTCGAGGCCGGTGAGCTGCGCACCGTCCCACTGGTGATCTCGGCGAGCGGGCTGATGAACGGGGTACTGCACACCTGGTTCGGCGCCGACTACCGCGGCAAGCTGCATATCGCCGCCGAGATCGACACCGTCAACTACGGCTTCGAGCTGCTGCGTTCGGGGCTGCTGCGCGGCTGCATGCTGGTGACCAAGGGGGTGGCGGACGCCGCGGGCGATCCGCGCGTCGCCCAGGGTCGGGAGCTGCGCGCCGTGGAACTGGTCAATGACACCGGGCCCCGACTCGAGGTGCTGCTCGGCGCCTTCACCCGCCGCGGGGAGCGCGACCACTACGACGCCTCCCATCCGCTCAATCAGCTGTGGAGCGCGCTGGCGCTGGAGAACGAGCGGTGGCAGCGCGAGCAGCGCTGGCCCACGGCGGGT